From a single Fusobacterium ulcerans ATCC 49185 genomic region:
- a CDS encoding replication-associated recombination protein A — protein sequence MNLFESNYDKIKPLALRLRPTSLDDFIGQEKILGKGGVLRKLIEKQSISNSIFFGPPGCGKSSLGEIISKTLDSNFETLNATVASLNDLREIVEKAKKNLEFYGKKTILFLDEIHRFNKLQQDALLSYCESGILTLIGATTENPYYSLNNALLSRVMIFEFKPLSRENIKQILERGVKYIGLEEKISKEIIECILDISQGDSRIAINYLELYQNSCMDLEDNEVLEIFRQRQSSYHKAEDKYNLISALIKSMRGSDPDAALYWLGRLLHGGEDPRYIARRVMIHASEDIGMANPEAMLVASSAMAASEKIGMPEVKIILAQAVIYLSISTKSNSCYMGINKAMEDIEKGDMETVPLTICHNAKGYKYPHDYTGNFVKQNYTAKKREYYIPGDNKNEKLIKEKMEKLWGK from the coding sequence ATGAATCTATTTGAAAGTAACTATGATAAAATAAAACCTTTGGCCCTAAGACTTAGACCTACCAGTTTAGATGACTTTATAGGTCAGGAAAAAATATTGGGAAAAGGTGGAGTTTTAAGAAAATTAATAGAGAAACAGAGCATATCAAATTCTATTTTTTTTGGACCTCCAGGATGTGGGAAAAGTTCATTGGGAGAGATAATTTCTAAAACTCTGGACAGTAACTTTGAAACTCTAAATGCAACAGTTGCCAGTCTTAATGATTTGCGTGAGATTGTAGAGAAAGCCAAGAAAAATCTTGAATTTTATGGAAAAAAAACTATCCTGTTTTTAGACGAGATACATAGATTCAACAAACTTCAGCAGGATGCACTTCTTTCTTATTGTGAGTCAGGAATACTGACTCTTATAGGAGCTACTACAGAGAATCCTTATTACAGTCTAAACAATGCCTTGTTATCAAGAGTAATGATATTTGAATTTAAGCCTTTGAGCAGAGAGAATATCAAACAGATACTTGAAAGAGGGGTTAAATATATAGGGCTGGAAGAAAAGATATCCAAAGAAATAATAGAGTGTATACTGGATATTTCACAAGGGGACAGCAGAATAGCAATAAATTACTTGGAGCTTTATCAGAATAGCTGTATGGACTTAGAAGATAATGAAGTATTAGAAATATTCAGACAAAGGCAATCTTCATATCATAAAGCAGAAGATAAATATAATCTCATTTCTGCTTTGATTAAGAGCATGAGAGGGAGTGATCCAGATGCAGCTCTTTACTGGTTAGGGCGTCTTTTACATGGAGGAGAAGATCCAAGATATATAGCAAGAAGAGTAATGATACATGCCAGTGAAGATATAGGAATGGCAAATCCTGAAGCCATGCTTGTAGCCAGCAGTGCAATGGCAGCGAGTGAGAAAATAGGTATGCCAGAAGTAAAGATAATACTTGCTCAGGCAGTAATATATCTTTCTATATCTACAAAGAGTAATTCATGCTACATGGGAATAAATAAAGCAATGGAAGATATTGAAAAAGGTGATATGGAAACAGTTCCTTTGACTATATGCCATAATGCAAAAGGATACAAATATCCTCATGACTATACAGGAAACTTTGTAAAACAGAATTATACTGCTAAAAAAAGAGAGTACTATATACCAGGGGATAATAAAAATGAGAAACTTATAAAAGAAAAAATGGAAAAACTATGGGGAAAATAA
- the secG gene encoding preprotein translocase subunit SecG — protein sequence METLFTIMLFIFAIALIILVLIQPDRSHGMSASMGMGASNTVFGISKDGGPLAKATQVVAVLFIVSALLLYLVK from the coding sequence ATGGAAACATTATTTACAATAATGCTTTTTATATTTGCGATAGCGCTTATAATATTAGTGCTTATACAGCCTGATAGGAGCCACGGAATGTCAGCAAGCATGGGAATGGGAGCTTCAAATACTGTGTTTGGAATATCAAAAGACGGTGGGCCTTTAGCTAAGGCAACTCAAGTAGTTGCGGTACTATTTATTGTCAGTGCACTTTTATTATACTTAGTAAAATAG
- a CDS encoding DUF4253 domain-containing protein — MTSDCREILRFLNCKYEIFENEEDSSVIMDRYKELKEIGRKENFTPLVIVPNDILAETLSFVYEDYDVEESQKGIEEFREKALEEAESIDVAEFLKERFDEYSDMHDKDDVTGNFKYSEPSNEFITFAEANGIPFPEVVIVKIPESEPWKAAVWLPMGGFNDCPTPAEQAAVFKFWYEKYGVVPGAVTYDNWELYVDEPLKENGELEELAEEQFAFCYDIVMQGCGDIRSLASCLRNSHVWYFWWD; from the coding sequence ATGACTAGTGATTGCCGAGAGATACTGAGATTTTTAAATTGTAAGTATGAAATATTTGAAAACGAAGAAGACAGCAGTGTAATAATGGACAGATATAAAGAATTGAAAGAGATAGGAAGGAAAGAAAATTTCACTCCATTGGTAATAGTTCCAAATGACATATTAGCAGAGACTCTTAGTTTTGTATATGAAGATTATGATGTAGAAGAATCCCAAAAAGGTATAGAAGAATTTCGCGAAAAAGCTTTAGAAGAAGCTGAAAGTATAGATGTAGCTGAATTTTTGAAAGAACGTTTTGATGAATACAGTGATATGCATGATAAAGATGATGTAACTGGAAATTTTAAGTACAGTGAGCCATCTAATGAGTTTATAACATTTGCAGAAGCTAATGGAATTCCATTTCCAGAAGTTGTAATAGTAAAAATACCTGAAAGTGAACCTTGGAAAGCAGCAGTATGGCTTCCTATGGGTGGGTTTAATGACTGTCCAACACCAGCAGAACAGGCAGCAGTATTTAAATTTTGGTATGAAAAATATGGTGTTGTGCCAGGAGCAGTGACATATGATAATTGGGAACTGTATGTAGATGAACCTTTAAAAGAAAATGGGGAACTTGAAGAATTAGCAGAAGAGCAGTTTGCTTTTTGTTATGATATAGTTATGCAGGGATGTGGGGATATTCGCTCTCTTGCAAGCTGTTTAAGAAATTCTCATGTGTGGTATTTCTGGTGGGATTAA
- a CDS encoding PhoH family protein, with protein MRKTFILDTNILIHDPYCIYNFRGNDVILPIYVIEEIDKLKRNQNTAIQARLASRVLDEIRKEGSLFKGVELKNDIFFRVEIKNDMKLLPEVLKKDVVDNYIISVTLGIKKENPDKRVIIVTKDINMRIKADALGLEVEDYSTDKVDYTELYDGFFEVEVDSKTFGQYEKNGKMDFADLGREDIVPTPNCFFKLNCKGNILTGRYENGKIKKFLLGDSSAWGLRARNDEQRFAMDLLMDENIKIVTLVGGAGTGKTLLAIATGLELVVERKKYKKLLIARPIIPMGKDLGYLPGSEKEKLKPWMQPIFDNIDFLSEAKDDKTGEKVVEGLEAMGILKIEALTYIRGRSIPRGLIIVDEAQNLTPLEIKTIVTRAGENTKMIFTGDPQQIDNPYLDSNTNGLTYLADRLKGEEIVGHVTLKKGERSKLAEIAAKLL; from the coding sequence ATGAGAAAGACATTCATACTAGATACCAATATACTTATTCATGATCCTTATTGTATTTATAATTTTAGAGGTAATGATGTTATTCTGCCTATCTATGTTATAGAAGAGATAGATAAGCTTAAAAGAAATCAGAATACAGCTATTCAAGCTAGACTAGCTTCAAGAGTTCTAGATGAAATTAGAAAAGAGGGAAGTCTTTTCAAAGGTGTAGAACTAAAAAATGATATATTTTTTAGAGTTGAAATAAAAAATGATATGAAACTTCTTCCAGAAGTTTTAAAAAAAGATGTTGTAGATAATTATATTATTTCAGTTACATTGGGAATAAAGAAAGAAAATCCAGATAAAAGAGTTATAATAGTAACAAAAGATATAAATATGAGAATAAAAGCTGATGCTTTAGGATTGGAAGTAGAAGATTACTCAACAGATAAAGTTGATTATACAGAGTTATATGATGGATTTTTTGAAGTAGAAGTTGACAGTAAAACTTTTGGACAATATGAAAAAAATGGCAAGATGGATTTTGCAGATTTAGGGAGAGAGGATATTGTTCCTACTCCAAACTGTTTCTTTAAATTAAATTGCAAGGGAAATATACTTACTGGAAGATATGAGAATGGAAAAATTAAAAAGTTTCTTCTTGGAGATAGTAGTGCATGGGGACTTAGAGCTAGAAATGATGAGCAAAGATTTGCTATGGATCTTTTAATGGATGAAAATATAAAGATAGTTACTCTTGTAGGAGGAGCTGGAACAGGAAAGACACTTCTAGCAATAGCAACAGGACTTGAATTAGTAGTTGAAAGAAAAAAATATAAAAAATTATTAATAGCAAGACCTATAATTCCTATGGGTAAAGATCTTGGATATTTACCAGGAAGTGAAAAAGAAAAATTAAAACCATGGATGCAGCCTATTTTTGATAACATAGATTTTTTAAGTGAAGCTAAAGATGATAAAACTGGAGAAAAAGTTGTAGAAGGCTTGGAAGCTATGGGGATATTGAAAATAGAGGCATTGACATATATCAGAGGAAGAAGTATACCAAGAGGACTTATCATAGTTGATGAGGCACAAAATCTTACTCCATTGGAAATAAAAACTATAGTTACAAGAGCAGGAGAAAATACTAAGATGATCTTTACTGGTGATCCTCAGCAGATAGATAATCCTTATCTTGACTCTAATACAAATGGTTTGACATATTTAGCTGACAGACTGAAAGGTGAAGAAATTGTAGGACATGTTACTTTGAAAAAAGGTGAAAGATCAAAACTTGCTGAAATAGCAGCAAAATTATTATAG
- a CDS encoding NAD(P)/FAD-dependent oxidoreductase: MNEKIYDVIIIGGGPAGLTAGIYIGRSKLNTLIIENEGIGSLLMAHKIDNYPGFPEGISGKELYALMKKQAEKFGAKFLNATLLGFDVYSDTESKIVKTDKGNFKAKVVIIATGTGKNGNKKLKGEEEFLGKGVSYCATCDGAFTKNLNVSLLGQGEEVAEEALFLTKFSKTIKIFVNEKEFKCHKDTLDALTASGKVEIITDAKLLEIKGGEYVEELVIEKDGEIKNYPSDFAFLYLGTKNNTEMYGEFAQLDNQGNIITKDGLKTNVEGMYAIGDIRSGVVRQVTTAVADGTIAAMEAIKEILKKK, translated from the coding sequence ATGAATGAAAAAATATATGATGTTATAATAATTGGTGGTGGACCAGCAGGTCTTACAGCAGGGATATATATAGGAAGGTCAAAACTGAATACATTAATAATTGAAAATGAAGGTATAGGAAGTCTTCTTATGGCTCATAAGATAGACAACTATCCAGGATTTCCAGAAGGTATATCTGGAAAAGAACTTTATGCTTTGATGAAAAAACAGGCTGAAAAATTTGGAGCTAAATTCCTAAATGCAACTCTTTTAGGTTTTGATGTGTATTCAGATACTGAAAGTAAAATAGTAAAAACAGATAAAGGTAATTTTAAAGCAAAAGTTGTAATAATAGCAACAGGAACTGGAAAAAATGGAAATAAAAAATTAAAGGGAGAAGAGGAATTTTTAGGAAAGGGAGTATCATATTGTGCTACTTGCGATGGAGCTTTTACTAAAAATCTAAATGTATCTCTATTAGGTCAGGGAGAAGAAGTTGCAGAGGAAGCACTTTTCCTTACAAAATTTTCTAAAACTATAAAAATATTTGTGAATGAAAAAGAATTTAAATGCCATAAGGACACTTTAGATGCTTTGACTGCTTCTGGAAAAGTGGAGATAATAACAGATGCAAAACTTCTTGAAATAAAAGGTGGAGAATATGTAGAGGAGCTTGTAATAGAAAAAGATGGAGAGATAAAAAATTACCCATCTGACTTTGCATTTCTTTACTTAGGAACTAAAAATAATACAGAGATGTATGGAGAATTTGCTCAATTAGATAACCAAGGTAATATTATAACAAAAGATGGATTGAAGACTAATGTAGAAGGAATGTATGCAATAGGAGATATAAGATCAGGAGTGGTGAGACAAGTTACAACTGCTGTTGCTGATGGGACTATTGCTGCTATGGAAGCTATTAAGGAAATTCTAAAAAAGAAATAA